The following coding sequences are from one Haliotis asinina isolate JCU_RB_2024 chromosome 3, JCU_Hal_asi_v2, whole genome shotgun sequence window:
- the LOC137276799 gene encoding basic salivary proline-rich protein 2-like gives MIFIQAGVHKGIAIAKMGLAGFRLILMAAIIAVAVVNGRPYGGKGYYIPWTRPKPKVTTIAPYTFQDPPVPPPPQYYSKGSFPGGRLLSVHPKGYVPSFRPIPSHSSPRTPLFPVGPKGQLQLQTLSGLHQIRGPVGNPPMLMNPRGFLPNPRPSLNPNGTLGQSPEDNLDMPKPKKTLATEKEKIYSVTYKKQTRYTKQHTGPDHTTVPEKSSVATGTNQQMQSSQKINPSGSDGQRNSPTQTSSEQQGQPGNTVDPRPTLGQTPDQGQPPSRPGIQPTNPSFSGRFPPDTWKVEDPSIQGSSGPWSDPSQNHPDIWRVAGPSMQRSSGPWSDPSQNHPDTWRVAGPSRQGSSGPWSDPSQNHPDTWLVVGPSRQGSSGPWLDPSQNHPDRWRVVGPSMQGQFHGPFAPRVDPPISHPNRWQTVDPSSQGQPHVDPWVSTKAHSDTPSATKGQQTPP, from the exons ATGATCTTCATTCAGGCCGGAGTCCACAAAGGCATTGCT ATTGCGAAAATGGGACTGGCGGGTTTTCGATTGATATTGATGGCAGCAATAATAGCAGTTGCAGTTGTCAACGGACGTCCTTACGGCGGAAAGGGTTATTACATTCCATGGACTCGCCCAAAACCTAAAGTCACTACCATCGCACCGTACACCTTCCAGGATCCTCCAGTTCCTCCACCTCCGCAGTATTACTCTAAGGGCTCATTTCCCGGTGGACGTTTGCTAAGTGTGCACCCCAAAGGTTATGTGCCATCTTTTCGACCCATCCCATCACACAGCAGTCCGCGAACACCCCTCTTTCCTGTTGGTCCTAAGGGTCAGCTACAACTACAAACCTTATCTGGATTACATCAAATCAGAGGCCCAGTGGGTAACCCACCGATGCTCATGAATCCCAGAGGTTTTTTGCCAAATCCGAGGCCCTCCTTGAATCCTAACGGTACCCTTGGTCAAAGTCCAGAAGACAACCTAGATATGCCGAAACCGAAAAAGACCTTAGCGACAGAGAAGGAAAAGATCTACTCTGTTACATACAAGAAACAAACTCGGTACACAAAACAACACACCGGCCCCGACCATACCACCGTCCCAGAGAAATCAAGCGTTGCTACTGGGACCAATCAGCAAATGCAGTCCTCTCAGAAAATAAACCCGTCTGGATCTGATGGACAAAGAAATAGCCCAACTCAAACCTCATCTGAACAACAGGGTCAACCTGGAAATACTGTTGATCCCAGGCCTACGCTTGGTCAAACCCCAGACCAAGGCCAGCCTCCAAGTCGACCTGGTATACAGCCAACAAACCCATCCTTCAGTGGCCGGTTTCCGCCTGACACTTGGAAAGTAGAAGATCCATCAATTCAAGGTTCATCTGGTCCTTGGTCAGATCCATCACAAAACCACCCTGACATCTGGCGAGTGGCTGGCCCATCAATGCAACGTTCATCTGGCCCTTGGTCAGATCCATCACAAAACCACCCTGACACCTGGCGAGTGGCTGGCCCATCAAGGCAAGGTTCGTCTGGTCCTTGGTCAGATCCATCACAAAACCACCCTGACACCTGGCTAGTGGTTGGTCCATCAAGGCAAGGTTCGTCTGGCCCATGGTTAGATCCATCACAAAACCACCCTGACAGATGGCGAGTGGTTGGCCCATCAATGCAGGGTCAGTTTCACGGTCCTTTTGCCCCTAGGGTAGATCCACCAATAAGCCACCCTAACAGATGGCAAACTGTGGACCCATCAAGCCAAGGACAGCCTCATGTTGATCCTTGGGTCTCAACGAAAGCACACTCCGATACACCCAGTGCAACAAAGGGTCAACAAACACCACCTTAG